The sequence CCGTGGCCAGTTTTGCCTATCCCGATCGTATATTCCCTACCGTCCAGACTAGCAGATTGCCCGCGCTGCTGCCCGGCGTCGGCCTCTGCCTCGCCGTCACCGGCTCGGCCTACGCGCTGGAGGCGGGCGAGCGCGCACTGGCCGGCAAGGCGTGGCTGGAGGCGCTGGTGCTCGCCATCCTGATCGGCACCGCCGTGCGCAGCCTGTGGACCCCGGATGAAAGGTGGCACGAAGGCATCGCATTCAGCGCCAAATACTTACTGGAGGTGGCGGTCGTCCTGCTCGGTGCTTCGGTCAGTGCCGCGACCATCTTGGCGGCCGGGCTGCCGCTCCTCGCCGGTATCGCCGGCGTGGTCGTGAGCGCAATCCTGCTCAGCTTTGGGATCGGCCGATTGCTCGGCTTGCCGACGCGGATGGCGCTGCTGGTGGCTTGCGGCAATTCAATCTGCGGCAACTCCGCCATCGCGGCCGTGGCACCGGTAATCGGCGCCGACAGCGACGACGTAGCTGCCTCGATCGCGTTCACGGCGGTACTGGGTGTGGTGGTAGTGCTTGGCCTGCCACTGCTCGGGATTGCGCTCGGCATGGGCGGGCTCGCCTTCGGGGCGCTCGCCGGGCTCACTGTCTATGCCGTGCCGCAGGTGATCGCAGCCGCCTCGCCGTTGGGCGCCACCGCCGTGCAGATGGGTACGCTCGTCAAGCTGGTGCGCGTGCTGATGCTCGGGCCGGTGTGCCTTGTTCTGTCGCTGGTGGCGCCTCGTCTCGCGCCGCAGTCGGTTCCCGAAGGCGAGTTCATCGCCGGTGCGCCTACGGCCAAGCGGATGGACCTCGCCCACCTCGTGCCCTGGTTCATCATCGGCTTCCTCGCACTGGTCGCCTGCCGCTCGCTGGGTCTGGTGCCGACCGTCGCCATCGCGCCGATCGGCCGGAGCGCCACGCTGCTGACCGTCGTTTCCATGGCGGCGCTCGGGCTCGGCGTGGACGTCCGCACCGTCGCCAAGGCCGGGGGCCGCGTGACCATGGCCGTCGTGTTGTCGTTGCTCGGCTTGGCCGCGATCAGCCTGACGCTGCTGGCCGCGCTGCACATCGCATGATCGGGCAAGATAGTGAGGATGAGGCCGAGGCCAAACCGATTGTCAGGCGTTACAATAGCATGAGCGAGCTGATGATAGAGCGGAACCCCGAGCCCTACAACGCCGAGCCGGTGCCCGGCGCCTTGATCGAGCGGTTCTTGACGCCACAGAACCTGTTCTATGTGCGCAGCCATGGGCCCGTGCCGGACCTGCCGGCCGATCACCGGATTGAGGTGGGCGGGATCAGTGTGGGCGAGTGCTCCATCTCGATTGCGGAGTTGAAGGCGCGCTTTCCGGTCCGGACTGTCACGGCTGTGCTTCAGTGCGCCGGCAACCGCCGGACCGATCTCCAACAGGTGGGCAAGACTTCAGGCGATCCGTGGGACATAGGCGCGATCGGCAATGCCGAGTGGACGGGCGTGCGGCTCGCAGACCTGTTGGATGCAGTTGGAGCATCGGACGCGTCCAACCTGTTCGTCTGCTTCACCGGCGCTGACGAGGTGGATGTGGAAGGCGAGGTGGCACCGTTCGGCGTCTCGATCGCTATGACCAAGGCGCGGGCGCCCGACGTGCTGCTCGCCTGGGCGATGAACGGCGAACCGCTGGCATCCGAGCACGGTGCGCCGTTGCGTCTGGTCGTGCCAGGCTATGCTGGCGTGCGTAGCGCCAAGTGGCTGACCCGGATCGAGGTCAAGGACACGCCCTCCGAGGCGCCGATCCAGGCGCACGATTACAAGCTTTTTCCGGCCGACGTGACCAGCGAGACGGCGGACTGGACGCAAGGGCTGACGATCAACGCCATGCCGCTCAACGCCGCGATCTGCTCGCCTGGTTCGGGCGAGAGTCTGCCCGCGGGCAAGGTCCGGATCGAGGGCTATGCCGTCGCCTATGAGCGCGACGTGTCGCGGGTAGAGGTGTCGCTGAACGGCGGTCGAGACTGGCGGCAGGCCGATTTCTCCGACGATCCGGACGGGCAGTGGAGCTGGCAGCGCTGGTCGCTCGATGCGGAACTGCCCAAGGGGCGCCAGCACCTTGTGGTGCGCGCGTTCGACGATGCGGGCCAGGGTCAGCCCGAACTACCCGATACGATGTGGAACTTCGCCGGATACCTCTGCACGGCCTGGCACCACGTCCACGTGCTGGTCGAGTGAATCCGCCGCCTTTGTCGGTCGATCTCGCCTTCTGGGTCGACGCGATCGGCAGGATGATCGTGGCGACGGCGGCCGGCATGACGCTCGGCTGGGAACGGTCACGCGAGAACCGACAGATCATGGGTCTGCGGACGCTGGGGCTGGTCGGGCTCGCGAGTTGCATCGCCGTCCAGGCGATCGTCCACAGCGGCTTGCCGAACGTGAACGCCGATGCAGCAGGTCGAGTGATGCAGGGCATCCTATCCGGCGTCGGCTTCATCGGCGCGGGCGCGGTCCTGCGCGTTGGCAGCGGGCAGGAGGTGCACGGGCTAGCAACGGCGGCGTGCATCTGGGTGTCAGCGACGCTCGGAGCGGCAGCGGGATTGGCGGTGTGGCCACTACTTGTGGGCGGTCTGCTGCTGGCGATGCTAGTGTTGTTCGTCGGCGCACCGCTCGAACGCCGTATCCGCGAACGCGCTCGGCAGACCCCGGCCGAAGCGGACCGGCGGGACGCCGAGCAGAAACCCTGAATAATCCTTGGCGCGAAACGGTGTACCAGTAGTTTTGCAGACGGAGGACTTCATGAGCGATATCGACAAGAAGAAGCCCACCACGCAAGAATCGGCCGAGATTCTGGAGCTGGAGGAGTCGGTCCGCGCCAAAGACAAGGCGAAGGTTGACAACGTCAAGGAAGATGATCGCTCCTGAGCCGGTTGGCGCCGCTAAGCCGGGCTGAAGGAGCGAACGAGAGCGAGGCCGCCGAACAGCGCGAGCACGCCCAGCCCAACCGATCCGACAACATAAAGGGCGGCTTGCCCGACTTCGGCTCTCTCCTAAAGCAAGGCCGCTTCCAGCGAGAAGGTCGAGAAGGTCGTGACGCCGCCCAGCCCGCCGGTGGTGAGGAACAATCGCCATCCCCGGCTCGATCCGCTCCGCAACAGGAACCAGCCGTCCAGCAGACCCATAAGGAATGAGCCGAGCACGTTGATGATGGGCGTTCCGATCGGCAGGTCGGGGCCGAACAGGCGCAGGCTGAGGCCGTTCAGCCCATACCGCAGCATGCCGTCGGAACCAGTCCCGGCGAACATAATCAGGTATGGCCCCATGCCTCAGCCAGCCAGCTCGGCCGTATCCGCATCTTCCTGGCGCAAGCCCGCCGGGCTGACCGTCCAATGCTCCAGGTGCTTGTAGACGATGACCTTGTTCGCAAGCAGGTCGCCGTGCGCCCGGCAGAAGCCTTCGAGCTGCTCGCGCTGGCCGATCAGTTCGACACACATGGTGAGGTGCGGATCGGCGATCTCGGCGCCGTTCTCACGCACCGGGCCGTGGTTGCTGTAGCCGTAGTGGGTATGGTGGGCGACAGCGTTCATGATTCCGTCCGCCTTGGCCTGCGCGACGAGCGTTCGGTCGAGCGGCTTGGCAGCCCAGCGTGAGCGCGTGCCCGGCTTTACCGCCTTGTCGGCTGGCTTCATGTAGATGCGGACCAGCCGATCTCGGTCTGCGACACGTGGTGGGCGTCGGACATGGATAAGCCTTCCGTGGGGTGAGGAGCGAACAGGTCTGAAAGGTCGGGCACGGGACGGAGCGCGCGCGCATCGCGCAGCGTCAGGTCCGGCGGCAGGGTGCTGCCCGCCCGCTTCGGCACCGCCACCCGTTGCGACAGGTAGATGCCGTTATGCCCGGAGCAGGCGTAAGCGACGAAACAGGCGACCGCGACCGGCACTGCGGTCTCGGCGCCGAACAGCTCGACGCCCATGATCGTGCAGGCCAGCGGCGTATTGGCCGCGCCCGCGGGGCGTTATGCCGGCGCGGTCGATCAGCTCGACCAGCAGCGCGCGCGAGGGCGGAGTTTTCAGATATTCGACCACGTGCGGTTCGATGCCGGCATTGCGGATCAGGCCGAGCGTGTTGCGCGACGTGCCGCACACGGGGTTGTGATAGATCACGATATCGACGGCCACGGGCGTCCTTTCAGCAGCAGGGGGTGAGTTCGGCGATCAGCGGGGCGCACAGCTCCGCGTTGCCGGCGCAGCAATCCTTGACGAGGAAGAGCGTTAGCGCGCGCAGGCCGTCGAGATCGGCACGATAGATGATCGAGCGGCTATGACGTTCGGATCGCACCAGCCCGCCACGGGCGAGGATGCCGAGGTGTGCGGACATTGTGTTTTGCGGTACGTCGAGCTGACGGGCGATTTTGCCCGCAGCCAAGCCATGCGGTTCGTGCCGCACCAACAGGCGGAACACGTCGAGGCGTGTTCCTTGTGCGAGCGCGCCGAGCGCTGAAATTGCCGTGTTGTTTTCCATATATCCAGAATAGCAGCTATATGGTTCCGGTACAGACGTTTATAGCACCAAGTAGGCAGGCAGTCGGCACCCTACGCTCTTTTCCGAAGTCCCCAACGAGTGGGGCGGGACCCCGCGGGCACGGCTCTATCGGCCCGCTGGGCGTGCCGACCGAGCCATCGTGCCGGCGTCTCGGCCCTGCCGGGTGACGATTATCGCGTAAGGTGTGCCACGTGGCGCACCTGCGAACGCGCAGGCGCGAGCAGTGTTTCGATTGGCGTCGACGCCCTCCCCCAGAGGCCACACCGCACAGCACTTCGCGCGCAGAACCGCGTGTCGTGAGTTGATGGGCTTAGCCTGATCCCCCCGATACGTCGGGCGCAGCCTTCGGATCGGGGTCTTGCGCCTTGCCCTTCGCGGCGCCCGGCTGCTTTGCGCTCATGGCGGTCAGATAAGCGACGATCGCCGGCACGTCGGCTGCGGCGACGGGGGCTTTGTAGACCTCGCGCATCTTGGTGACCTCCGCGGTCCACTGGTCGGCGGAGAGTGGCGGCTGGTTCAGCGCCATGCTCGCCGAATGACACGAGGTGCAGTTCGCATTGATGACGTCGGCATGCGGGCCGGCGGGATATTGCCCTTCGTCGGTTGGGAGATCGACCGAAGTGGACGCCAGCGAGAAGCCGCGCGCCGAGACGCTTGGCGGCGGTGGTGCGGTCGGGGCGGCAGGCGGCGGGGCGACGCGGCTGTTCGGGGCACCAATCGCGAGCAGAAGAACGACGGTCGCGCCGACGAACCCGAACGACAGCGTGCCGATGGAAGGCGTTTTCATGGGGGAGCGCTCCTCAGCCGACGACGATGTTGGTGGTTTCGATGTTGCCGCGCATGAACCCGCCCGGGTTCCAGATCGGCGTCATCGGCTGCGCGATGCCGGCGGTGTTCCAGCAGCGCGACATCAGCCTGGTCGGGCCCGCATGCGTGAGCGGCACCTGCGCGTCCCAGCGGCGGAAACTGTATTTGCCGTGATCGGGGCCGAGCACTGTCTTGTACCAGGTCTTGCCGTTGTCGGTCGACACATCGACCTTGGCGACGCCGCAATCGCCCCCCATCGCAATGCCGCCCAGCGGGATTGACCGGTCGAACGCGATTGCCTGCCCTTCGTCGAGGCTCGTGACCCAGCTGCGCGGGATCATCTTGTTGATGGGCACGGCCGGGAAATCCTTCTGGCCAGGCCGCACGTTCGCGCCTGGAGTGTCAGGGATCTTGTACGCCTTGGCCATCCAGTAACCGTCGTCGGGTGCGGCGAGCACCTCGATGTCGTTCAGCATCTTGACCCAATAGGTCGAATACCAGCCGGGTACGATCAGCCGGACCGGGAAGCCGTTGAGGAGCGGCATCTGTTCGCCGTTCATCCCGAAGGCGAGCATCACTTCGCCGTCGCGTGCGTGGTCGATCGACAGCGACTTGGCGAAATCCGGTCCACCCGCGACCACCGGTTGGTCGAGCGCACCGAACCGCACCGCAACCGCGCCCGGCTTCACGCCGGCGATGTCGAGCACGTCGCGCAGGCGCACGCCGAGCCATTTGGCGTTGCCCATGGCCCCGTGACGCCACTGCGCACCGGCAACGGGCGGCTGGAACAGCGCACGCGAATTGCCCGAGCATTGGTTGATCGCCGCCAGCTCGACGCGTGGCAACTTCAGCAGTTGCGCGAGCGAGATCGACAGCGGCCGCGTGACCGCGCCGTGCACCTTGATCCGGAACGCCTCGACATCGATCGCGGTCGGAATGTCAGCCCAGTGCCAGCGGACGAAGAACTGGTCGTTTGGCGTGAAGACGTCGCCATTGAACACGCTCATCGGCGTTTCCAGCAAAGGCGGGTGGATACGCTGGAGGATCATGTTGCCCTTGCCGGGGAACGCACTGGTCATCGGCCGTTCCGACGGACCGCCCGGCAGGTGCAGATCGACCATGCTCTGCGCCAGCGCGGGTGCGGCGATCAGCGCGCCGCTGCCGATCGCGGCCTCTGCGAGAAAGCGACGGCGGTTCGTCGCCTGCGCCAGTTTCATATCCAGGCTGTCCACCAACATTCTCCCGTTTCTGTCATGTTCTGTATGCGCGACCCGTCCGCCTGTCTGCCCGGTACGGGTCGATCAGATTCGCCGGTTCGATCCGGCAGGACGATCGGTTTGGCCCATCAATTGGCTTGGGCAATGCAGGGCGACACGAACAGGTTGCCGCGCCAGCCGCCCGCGACCGTCTTAGCGCCGACCAGCAGCCACATTGCTGCGAGCGCCACTGTGAGGACAGTGCCGACGATCCCGAAAAAGCCGAGCTGAAGCGTCGTGCCGAGCTTGAAGGTGGCGACCGTGGAGACGCCAAGCGGGAAGGTATAGCCCCACCAGCCGAGGTTGAACGGAATGCCCGCGCGCCAGTAGCGGATCGTGATCAGCGTCGCGAGCGCCAGCCACCACAGACCGAAACCCCAGAGCAGCAGCCCGGCAATCGTGCCAATCCCCTGCGCTACCGCGCCGATCTGCCCCAGGCCGTTGGCGGCGAGGATCGCGGGCGCGTTGCTGCCGAGCACCAGCATCCCAAGCGCGCCGGTGCCAATCGGACCGAGCGCGAGCCAGCTCGAGGCGGCCATGCTCTCGTGCGGCAGCTTGTGCAGTGCCATCCGCAGGATCAGGATCGCGAGGATGCCGAACGCGACCGGCACTGAATAAGCCCAGAGCACATACGACGTTGCGAGCACGACGAACTGGTGATGCGCGTCCGCCAGATGCGGGGCGAGCAGGCCGCCGCTCGCACCTGCGACCTCCGCCGCGACCACCGGCAGCAGCCACACCGCGGTCATGCCGTCGAGCGAATGTTCGTGCCGAGTAAACATGAGGTAGGGGATCGCTACACCGCAGGCGAGCGACATCGCGACGTCGATCCACCACAATGTCTCGGCGATCGGGATCACGCCAGCGCCGAACCGCGGCAGGCCGAACGCCAGGAACCCGTTGATGATCGTCGCCAGCCCCATCGGGATCGTGCCGATGAACATCGACACGGTGTTGTGCCCGAAGATCCGCCGCGCCTCGTGTCCGAACATCGTCCAGCGCGCGGTGTAGAGCCCGGCGAACAGCGTGAAGAGCGCGATGTTGAAGTACCACAGCGCCTCGCCGACCGGGTGCAGCGATGCGCCGACGCCCGGCACCTGCGGCAAGGCGAGCGCGAGAATGCCGGTGCCCATCGTAGCGGCGAACCAGTTGGGGGTGAACTGCCGGATCATCTCGCGCGGGGAGTCGAGCCGGCTGAGGGGCTTCAGGCCATCGAGAACGGGTTTCAGATCGGCGGTCACTTGCCAGTCTCCTTGATGAGATCGGTCAGCGCATCGGCCGCCCGCGTTCGATACCGCTCTTTATGGCGCAGCGCGTAGAACGGACGCCGCGGCAGACCGAGCGGCAGATCGTGCAACGTGCCGGCCGCGATTGCAGGTGCGACGACATGCTGCGACAGCACCGCGACGCCCGCCCCGGCCTCGACCGCGCTACGTACCGCCTCGTTCGATGGTAGCATCAGCGCCACGGTGAGGTCCGACGGATCGACGCCGCGCTGGCGCAGCACCTCCTCGAACGACGAGCGCGTGCCCGATCCCTGCTCGCGGACGATCCAGCGTGCGGCGCGGATCCAGTCCTCGTCGATCGTGTCGGCTGCGCGGTCGCTTACCAGCACCATGCGGTCGTTCGCGACCGTCCAATGCGCGAGCGCGGGCTCGTCGATCACACCCTCGACGAAGCCGAGCTCGACCGCACCGTCGAGCACGCGCGCCGCGGCCCCCTCGGTGTTGTCGATCGCCAGTTCGATTGAGATCGCGGGGTAGCGCGCATGGAACGCGGCCAGCTGGCGGGGCAGCCAATAGCCCGCGATCGTCTGGCTTGCGACTAGCCGCAGAGTGCCGCGCTCCAGTCCTGCATATTCGGCCAGTGCAAGTTCCGCGCTGGCGGCACGGCCAAGCACTGCGCGTGCGTCGACCAGAAACATGCGGCCCGCTTCGGACAGTTCGATCCCACGGCCGACCCGGTGGAACAGCGGCACGCCGTGCCGGGCTTCCAGCGCGGCGATGGCAGCGCTTGCGGCTGACTGCGTCACATTGAGCGCTTCGGCCGCGCGCGTCATGTGCTCGCGCTCAGCGACACCGACGAAAATCCTGAGTTGTTCCAGGGTCATGCCCGATCTCCTTGCCCCAATGATAGGGAAAGGAGATCAATCGCACCAACCAAAGATTACGGTCATTCCAATCAGATATACCGGTCGTTCATTTCAGAATGTCGATAACCGCCTCACGTTCTTCGACCAGTTCGGCAATCGTGCGATCGAGCATCGTTCGCTGGAATGGATCGAGGATCAGTCCTTCGATACGCGCATACCCACCGCTTTTGCAGTGCACCGGCACGCCGCACACCAGCCCTTGCGGGATACCGTAGGAGCCATCTGACACCACGCCCATCGACACCCAATTGTCGCCTGCGCCGTGCACCCAGTCGCGTAGATGATCGATCGCCGCATTTGCGGCCGATGCGGCCGAGGACGCACCCCGTGCTTCGATGATCGCGGTTCCGCGCTGCGCAACGGTGGGGATCAACGTTTCGCGGTACCAAGCCTCGTCTCCAATACGGTCGGCGAGCTTTTGGCCATCGAGTTCGGCATTTCCCCAGTCGGCAAACATCGTCGGCGAATGGTTTCCCCAGACGACGAGCTTTGTAATCGCATCGACACCGACACCCGCTTTGGCCGCAAGCTGTCCCTGCGCGCGGTTGTGATCGAGGCGGATCATCGACGTGATGTTTTCGGCAGGGAAACCCGGCGCGCTTTGCGCAAGGATCCAGGCATTTGTGTTGGCGGGATTGCCGACGACCAGGATCTTGGCGTCGCGTTTGGCCACTGCGTCCAGCGCTGCGCCCTGCGTCTTGAAGATCGCTGCGTTGGCAGCGAGCAAATCACGGCGCTCCATGCCCTTCGAGCGGGGACGAGACCCGACCAGCATGGCCGCATCGATGTCCTTGAAAGCCACCATCGGATCATCAGTAATGATCACATCTGCCAGCAGCGGGAACGCGCAATCCTCCAGTTCCATGACCACGCCGCGTACTGCGTCCATCGCCTGCGGCACGTCGAGCAGTTGAAGGATAACGGGCTGGTCCGGTCCGAACACATCACCCTGCGCGACCCGGAAGAGCAGCGAATAGCAAATTTGTCCTGCGGCACCGCTGATCACGATCCTGACGGGGGGCTTGGTCATTTTGGAAAGGGCTTTCGTTGGGAGATTACAGACGGTGTAAGACCGATCAACGCGCCGCCAGGGCAAGCGCTGCATCGCGCCCGGATGGCACTAGATTGGCGAGACCTTTTCCTGATCTTACGGCACCAGGAACGTAGATCAGGCTTTGCACATCCGTACTGATCGGGATCGTCGACGCGGTGGTGTACGTCAGCGTGTCGATCCCAGCGACCTTGTTGGTTCCGGCCAGGCTGGCATAGATCCTCGTACCATCGCCCGACGGCCAAACCGCGGTCGGAGCCGCTTGTAGCGGGATGGTTGTCACAGCCTCCAGGCTGTCGGTTCTATAGACCTTGATTGCAGGTTGATCGCCGCCAACGCTGACATAGGCAAAGGAATCGTCCGCGCGCTGAGCGAAGTTGACCGCGCCCGTTGCTGGACCAGTGTTTATCACTTCGCGTACCGCAAACGGCGGTTTGGCAGCAAAGACCGTGGTCGTGCCGCTCTCGCGGCGTGTTGCCCAGATCTGTTTGCCATCTGGCGAGACCGCGTGAGAACGGCGGAGCAATATTCGGCCACGCTAGCGGCGGGATAGTCCTGCTGCGGGCGGCGTAAAAGTCGTCCACCTTGAAGCCTTTCTGCCAAGTCAGGGAGGTGTGGGGATCTACAGCGTGGAACTTTATCTTCAGGTCCGTTTGGCTTGCGCGGATGGCATGAGCCAACGGGCGGCGGCGAAGCGTTTCAATGTGTCGCGCGATACGGTGCGCAAGATGCTGTCGTTTTCATCGCCGCCGGGTTACCGGCGTCAGTCTGCACCGCAGCGCCCGAAGCTGGACGGGTTTGTGG is a genomic window of Novosphingobium resinovorum containing:
- a CDS encoding LysR family transcriptional regulator; this encodes MTLEQLRIFVGVAEREHMTRAAEALNVTQSAASAAIAALEARHGVPLFHRVGRGIELSEAGRMFLVDARAVLGRAASAELALAEYAGLERGTLRLVASQTIAGYWLPRQLAAFHARYPAISIELAIDNTEGAAARVLDGAVELGFVEGVIDEPALAHWTVANDRMVLVSDRAADTIDEDWIRAARWIVREQGSGTRSSFEEVLRQRGVDPSDLTVALMLPSNEAVRSAVEAGAGVAVLSQHVVAPAIAAGTLHDLPLGLPRRPFYALRHKERYRTRAADALTDLIKETGK
- a CDS encoding malate dehydrogenase — its product is MTKPPVRIVISGAAGQICYSLLFRVAQGDVFGPDQPVILQLLDVPQAMDAVRGVVMELEDCAFPLLADVIITDDPMVAFKDIDAAMLVGSRPRSKGMERRDLLAANAAIFKTQGAALDAVAKRDAKILVVGNPANTNAWILAQSAPGFPAENITSMIRLDHNRAQGQLAAKAGVGVDAITKLVVWGNHSPTMFADWGNAELDGQKLADRIGDEAWYRETLIPTVAQRGTAIIEARGASSAASAANAAIDHLRDWVHGAGDNWVSMGVVSDGSYGIPQGLVCGVPVHCKSGGYARIEGLILDPFQRTMLDRTIAELVEEREAVIDILK
- a CDS encoding TDT family transporter, producing MIRQFTPNWFAATMGTGILALALPQVPGVGASLHPVGEALWYFNIALFTLFAGLYTARWTMFGHEARRIFGHNTVSMFIGTIPMGLATIINGFLAFGLPRFGAGVIPIAETLWWIDVAMSLACGVAIPYLMFTRHEHSLDGMTAVWLLPVVAAEVAGASGGLLAPHLADAHHQFVVLATSYVLWAYSVPVAFGILAILILRMALHKLPHESMAASSWLALGPIGTGALGMLVLGSNAPAILAANGLGQIGAVAQGIGTIAGLLLWGFGLWWLALATLITIRYWRAGIPFNLGWWGYTFPLGVSTVATFKLGTTLQLGFFGIVGTVLTVALAAMWLLVGAKTVAGGWRGNLFVSPCIAQAN
- a CDS encoding putative sulfate exporter family transporter, with the translated sequence MASFAYPDRIFPTVQTSRLPALLPGVGLCLAVTGSAYALEAGERALAGKAWLEALVLAILIGTAVRSLWTPDERWHEGIAFSAKYLLEVAVVLLGASVSAATILAAGLPLLAGIAGVVVSAILLSFGIGRLLGLPTRMALLVACGNSICGNSAIAAVAPVIGADSDDVAASIAFTAVLGVVVVLGLPLLGIALGMGGLAFGALAGLTVYAVPQVIAAASPLGATAVQMGTLVKLVRVLMLGPVCLVLSLVAPRLAPQSVPEGEFIAGAPTAKRMDLAHLVPWFIIGFLALVACRSLGLVPTVAIAPIGRSATLLTVVSMAALGLGVDVRTVAKAGGRVTMAVVLSLLGLAAISLTLLAALHIA
- a CDS encoding sulfite oxidase → MSELMIERNPEPYNAEPVPGALIERFLTPQNLFYVRSHGPVPDLPADHRIEVGGISVGECSISIAELKARFPVRTVTAVLQCAGNRRTDLQQVGKTSGDPWDIGAIGNAEWTGVRLADLLDAVGASDASNLFVCFTGADEVDVEGEVAPFGVSIAMTKARAPDVLLAWAMNGEPLASEHGAPLRLVVPGYAGVRSAKWLTRIEVKDTPSEAPIQAHDYKLFPADVTSETADWTQGLTINAMPLNAAICSPGSGESLPAGKVRIEGYAVAYERDVSRVEVSLNGGRDWRQADFSDDPDGQWSWQRWSLDAELPKGRQHLVVRAFDDAGQGQPELPDTMWNFAGYLCTAWHHVHVLVE
- a CDS encoding molybdopterin-dependent oxidoreductase — protein: MLVDSLDMKLAQATNRRRFLAEAAIGSGALIAAPALAQSMVDLHLPGGPSERPMTSAFPGKGNMILQRIHPPLLETPMSVFNGDVFTPNDQFFVRWHWADIPTAIDVEAFRIKVHGAVTRPLSISLAQLLKLPRVELAAINQCSGNSRALFQPPVAGAQWRHGAMGNAKWLGVRLRDVLDIAGVKPGAVAVRFGALDQPVVAGGPDFAKSLSIDHARDGEVMLAFGMNGEQMPLLNGFPVRLIVPGWYSTYWVKMLNDIEVLAAPDDGYWMAKAYKIPDTPGANVRPGQKDFPAVPINKMIPRSWVTSLDEGQAIAFDRSIPLGGIAMGGDCGVAKVDVSTDNGKTWYKTVLGPDHGKYSFRRWDAQVPLTHAGPTRLMSRCWNTAGIAQPMTPIWNPGGFMRGNIETTNIVVG
- a CDS encoding ArsR/SmtB family transcription factor; protein product: MENNTAISALGALAQGTRLDVFRLLVRHEPHGLAAGKIARQLDVPQNTMSAHLGILARGGLVRSERHSRSIIYRADLDGLRALTLFLVKDCCAGNAELCAPLIAELTPCC
- a CDS encoding YncE family protein; translated protein: MLRRSHAVSPDGKQIWATRRESGTTTVFAAKPPFAVREVINTGPATGAVNFAQRADDSFAYVSVGGDQPAIKVYRTDSLEAVTTIPLQAAPTAVWPSGDGTRIYASLAGTNKVAGIDTLTYTTASTIPISTDVQSLIYVPGAVRSGKGLANLVPSGRDAALALAAR
- a CDS encoding MgtC/SapB family protein, whose product is MSVDLAFWVDAIGRMIVATAAGMTLGWERSRENRQIMGLRTLGLVGLASCIAVQAIVHSGLPNVNADAAGRVMQGILSGVGFIGAGAVLRVGSGQEVHGLATAACIWVSATLGAAAGLAVWPLLVGGLLLAMLVLFVGAPLERRIRERARQTPAEADRRDAEQKP
- a CDS encoding DUF190 domain-containing protein; translation: MKPADKAVKPGTRSRWAAKPLDRTLVAQAKADGIMNAVAHHTHYGYSNHGPVRENGAEIADPHLTMCVELIGQREQLEGFCRAHGDLLANKVIVYKHLEHWTVSPAGLRQEDADTAELAG